The Pecten maximus chromosome 11, xPecMax1.1, whole genome shotgun sequence genome has a segment encoding these proteins:
- the LOC117337180 gene encoding casein kinase I, with amino-acid sequence MESGGKGSSGQTEFIVGGKYRLVRKIGSGSFGDIYLGINITNGEEVAVKLESLKARHPQLLYESKLYKILAGGVGIPHIRYYNQEKEYNVLVMDLLGPSLEDLFNFCSRRFTMKTVLMLADQMIGRIEYVHNKNFIHRDIKPDNFLMGIGRHCNKVFLIDYGLAKKYRDSRTRQHIPYREDKNLTGTARYASINAHLGIEQSRRDDMESLGYVLMYFNRGSLPWQGLKAATKKQKYEKISEKKMSTPVEVLCKGFPAEFAMYLNYCRGLRFEEAPDYMYLRQLFRILFRTLNYQYDYTFDWTMLKQKAANVTSTGASIPTGATAGHK; translated from the coding sequence ATGGAAAGTGGAGGTAAAGGTAGTAGTGGACAGACGGAATTTATTGTTGGTGGAAAGTACCGTCTTGTTCGAAAAATAGGCAGTGGCTCGTTTGGTGACATTTATTTGGGTATCAACATAACAAATGGAGAGGAAGTGGCTGTGAAGCTTGAATCCCTCAAGGCCAGACATCCCCAGCTATTGTACGAAAgcaagttatataaaatattagctGGAGGAGTAGGTATCCCACATATTCGTTATTATAACCAAGAAAAAGAGTATAATGTCCTGGTTATGGACTTGCTTGGGCCCAGTCTTGAGGATTTGTTCAACTTCTGCTCAAGAAGATTCACGATGAAAACTGTGCTTATGCTTGCTGACCAAATGATTGGGCGTATTGAATATGTTCACAACAAAAACTTCATTCACAGAGACATAAAACCTGACAATTTCTTGATGGGTATAGGTCGTCACTGTAATAAGGTGTTTCTCATTGATTATGGTCTGGCCAAAAAATACAGAGATAGTCGGACAAGACAACACATCCCATACAGAGAGGACAAGAACCTGACTGGGACGGCCCGGTATGCAAGTATCAACGCACATCTTGGTATTGAACAAAGTCGGAGGGATGACATGGAGTCGCTTGGCTATGTGCTAATGTATTTCAACAGGGGATCACTACCATGGCAAGGATTAAAGGCTGCAACGAAAAAgcagaaatatgaaaaaataagcGAGAAAAAGATGTCAACCCCAGTTGAGGTCCTGTGTAAAGGATTCCCCGCAGAGTTTGCGATGTATTTGAATTACTGCAGAGGACTTCGTTTTGAGGAGGCCCCAGACTACATGTATCTACGACAGCTATTCCGCATCCTTTTCCGCACATTGAACTATCAATATGACTACACATTTGATTGGACAATGCTGAAGCAAAAAGCAGCAAATGTGACCAGTACTGGTGCAAGTATCCCTACCGGAGCCACTGCTGGGCAcaagtaa